TTCCACGCAGCCAGCGTTGATGTATGCTCTGCAATCCAcccacaaatgtattcttttcaTGAATGTAGCTCCACACCGTTGCATAACAATTTTTTAGACAGCGCCGACAAAGCAGCAGCTTTTCAGAGCTGTTGCAAGGCGGGGCGGAAGGTCACCCAAAACAAACTAGAGCAGCTGCAAATTGAGACAAACCACAATTTGGAAAAGTGTCAGTCAAGGCATATGGTGCTGAGGAGAGAGTGGAAGCTTAATTGAAAACACTCTCTGCTGTTTGggatgaaagaaaaaacattttcagtggcCTTGTGCTAACGgtatgtttgttttctttgatTTCTCCACTCAGCATTCAGCTTGACTGCTGCAGACAGGGTTCTGTGCAGCAATTAGCTCCATttagatcacatgtgtcaaactcgtgccctggagggccgagacgctgcaggttttctctccaaccagtttcttcagcaggtgatttaattgatgagctccttccctcaaactgaaggtgttgatcattaaaatcacctgctttagtgactggctggaaagaaaacctgcagtgtctcggccctccatggcacgagtttgacacccctgatttagatgcTCATGTTTCCTTAAAAACTCTACAATCACCATGCTTTAAAGCTGATATCATTACTGAGTGATGTTTCATTCTAACGCTTGTATCCAGTGACAATGTGTTAAAAatggacacacacagacaccatcCCTCCTTCATAGTCAAATAACAATCTGCTTTGAGGCGCACACCTGAGCCCAGCAAGGCCACGGCTGGAGAATTAGGGCCATCTGAGGCCCCTCACAGGAGTTCTCTTCTCTTACACATGGATTATCAATGCACATTCTGCTCACATGAACCCCTCCATTCACAGCACACAGCATGATGTTGGCAGCCTCACATCCTTTGTTTTCTGCCTAGCATCCCTGAGTGCCTAATGGCACATTTTAGTGACAGCACCCACCAGTGGCCCCCATGGGTATGAGAGTATTTATGAACATGAGGGTTTTTAAGTAATTAAATGACTCTATTGACAGCACTGTATCACAACCCCCAGTGACAAGATGATGTAATTAATGGTAATCAATCATTAGGCCTGTGTTTCACCAGACTCATAGGGAGGAAACATTATCTCTCTCATTTTTCCTTATGTCATCATCACATGGCCTACTGACTTTACTGACACTGATTTTGGGCTCCCAGTATGAGACACACAAGAATCGACGCATACTCATTGACTCCACATTAGATGACAAGTACGTCTCCATGTGAGAGGAAAGAGAAGGTGCATGGCTCTACATTGTAACAAACCAAGTGAGGTTATACAGTAACTTACACCAAACACTTATTTAGGTAAACATGCACAATCTAATGGAATCCAACGCAacagctgtatcaaaaattTTTGCCTGTACAAAGATAAAGCTTAGTTTTGATGGACACTGGTACTTTGCAGTGACgtatgaatgattttttttttatttaatccaTCACAGATGCCCTTAAATTGTGAAAGTGAATCTAATGGCCATTTATGTCAACTTAAGTACGTTTATTTTCGTCTGATACCAGTGACAACGACAAAACAGTGACAAAAGaagcaaatgtcacagcctgTCATCATGGATAAATGTAGCCAGCAGTACTGACCATACAATTCACAAAACCGATTAAAAATTATCAAGGTTATTGGTAATCTGGgtttaaggcaaaaaaaaaacctaattaAAGTTTCCATGAACTATATCGCCTTCCACCCTTTCTTACTTTCCTTGGTTTTAGGCAtctgacatattcagttcatacCTGCCATAAAGGAGCACTGTGGCTCTTGCGCCACCTACTGCCACAAAACAAATGCTACAATGGTTAAACTTCTGAGGGTGTAGTCTCCACTACAGGTACCCATATGAATAATTGTGGAACTTCCAAAGATCCGGTGCAGACATGTGTTGATGCTGTGAAACCGTGCAGCACTgggctgtccaaactttatCCATCCAGTGTTGCATACAGAAAGATGAATAGATGCAGAGGACCACAAcaatgctaaaagcaatccaatgtacGTCAATATATGCCAcatagagatgctcgatattggctttctttttCATCAATAATTCCAGCATTTCGTTACCGATACCAACCCATACAAATACTGACAGCAGATCTTCCCTCAAATTAATGTCAGGTCGCATCTGGagaaatgaacacattatgcttattttactgtgatgcgactggatgcatttcacaaacacTGTTTgtccaaaataagacaaatattgcaatatgtaattattacatATGCTACTACAGATATACTGCAAGTCTTACAGTACATCTGTAGTAGCATACTTTCACACACACCAACAAATAATTTTACACACAGTACACACGTTATGTACGTACGCGTGCAAGGGCACACAGCCATGCGTGCATGTACGCACACAAATACAAGTATGTCGGCCGACCGTTAACGGACATCCCTAAAGCTAACCTAGTTGAACagaacatcttagctttgttataggtgacaaagcacatgagtgtaatatctaatagtaTACAGTGGTCTCTCAACACCGCGGTTCAAACATGCTCCCTCACTCTTTTGtggttcttaaaaaaaataacaaatgacctgttttgttgttgattcTGGACTATGTCTAAAAATATTCAAGATAatttatatgtactgtagtattctggatttttggcttcttactttgtccctTTCCTAGTTTGAAAACCtataagtttagaatacataaATTGGAGGCCAATTAGTTGGCTCGTTAACATGCCATGTTTCAAGCAGCAGCcatcttgtgtccctgcagtgaaccTGTAGCCTGCGCTTGATTGTAGTTGAAccatgtgttgtaaacaaaaggtgtgcaaaggtgacttaggggtgttacttcatgtctacggggctctaataagaattgtatttaaaacgtaaaacaggttttctatggtctaactacaaacatattctatgtattaatattgaatcctatttcgtggaaattcacttatcgcggtcgggtctggaaccaattaactgtgataaacggcTATTGCcacaaattttattttgaaaatacgcTGAGGGCCAGTAAAAATAAAGTGCGGGCAGAAAATGGCTCccaggccgcattttggacacccatgaTATAACATGAGTGAGTTTATAGTTGAATTACTTTTGTGTTTGTCCCAGCCTAACCCATGAAAGACACCATCTGTTACCTGAAAAGACCTCAATCATGACAGTCTCTGGGTAatcttttaaactttattttgcaaAGTTCCAaagaaattactttttcttttcaacATCCTGCTCAGCAGCCTCTTTAGCTCTCTTGGCACGGATTCCAAAGAGGCGAGCATTGGCCCTGGCCATACGCAGGCTGGCAAAAGCCTTGAAGTTCTTCTCATCCTCAGAGATAACCCTGGCCTTTTCCTTCTTGTGCACCTGGAAGAACGAGAACAAAAGTCATTTCATCTAACACCTGCAAAGCCTGGCTACTAGCTACTAATGATGTTGAAGCTAAAGCCCGAGTTGTACAAAGCAGTCATCAGAAAAGGGGTTCAAAAGTTTCATCAATGGAATACAGAGATTCCGGAGAAATTGTCATCATCTGACTGAAGTCCAGACAGGCCATTGTACTTAACTGCTGGTTTGATTTTGTATTAATCTCATCGCTACTGCATAGAGTCTGAAGGGTGGATGTAACAGAAATGTGACTTACAGTTTTGATGGGCATGACAGGTCCTGTGAGCTGAGTGGCCATCTTCACTTCCTCCTCCTGAAAAGACGAAAGTGGGTTCAAGATAAATCACACCCCTCAAAGTGTTGCCATGTTtgtagaaaacacatttaaaattatGTCCAACTATTAATCATTCATCACCCAGTGTAAAAGGCAACTTTGGACTTTTTGGTTCTCGGAGCTAGGCTGCTCAGTGTTCAGTGATGCTGAGACTGACAGCCTGTTCTGACCATTCAAAATTACCAGCGCCCACAAAAAGCTGTCATGGCAGAACTACTGTCTGTCATTGGTCAAGCTTGCATGCAAGTACTTAATAGCAAAAGTTCAGAATTGTGTGCATCTACAGAAATTCTCAAACACATTTTGACCACAGTCATTTTGCATAAAACTTACAGTGCTGTCTCCCTTCCTAGGAGCAGAAGCCTTCCTGGGGAACAGGATGAGCTTAGAGCGGTATTCCTTGAGGCGCTGCACGTTGGCCTGAAGAGATTCTGTAGACCTGTTACGGCGGCGAGGGTCCACAGAGATTCCGATGGTGCGGGCTGTCTTTTTGTGGATGCCGGCGGCCTGCAGAGTGGAGCAAGGTGCATTAAGATTTTCTTTGGTTACAGTTGAAGTTTGTTGACAGAAAAAGGTGCCTGTTCATTTAGAAAACAGCCATCAGAAAAAAGGGTTCAATGCATTCATCAAGTAAATACAGAGATTCCGGAGATTGTCATCATTTGACTGTTGACATACAAAAGGCATTTGTATGCAATCCTTGACTTGAAAGTGTGTGCATTTATACAGTGTCTTTTGCGGATTAATCTGAAGCATTAAAAATTAGAACCATTCAACAAATGTGGAGAAGACCTAAAATGATCACTTCATATTCATTAGGCTTTCTTTCCCAGATGCAAAACGGGAGTAATTAATGCACAATTTGATGGCGTTAGCAGAAGAAAAGTACTTAGACGAGCAAAGATTTCATGCAAGATTTGTGACTCAGATTATGTTAAACAACTACAATAAATTATATTAAGGTttggaagtacaatttaaagAGCAATGAGTGTCAGAttccagtggtgtgcagtcagagtcagcaaagccttctctgctggcctaaacagtaccagaagcactgacctacctacctccatccatccatccatccatccatccatgccgcttatctGCACTAAGGTttcgggtatgctggagcctatcccagctgactgtgaggcagggtacaccctggcctggtcgccagTCTATCACAGCGCACATACAGACGCACTGACCTACCTTTACAACTTCAATTCCAGTATTGGTTCAATACAATTGTATTAATTTCTTCTGTCTATTACTATTTTCATTTCGTCgggtctcttggctgcactgcttctgatagtgtatattggattttttttcgtaCCAGTGTACCACCAATCACAGGGGGAAATCAGTCACTCACTTGAAGTTACGACTTGAGTTACTAGCAGTAATCTACAGTAGGTCAGGCATATCGGTGACTATGTACTAGAAGCTCAAGGTATTTATATTATCAGATTGGTATCACAGCAATCTGGAAGTTATGTTGGGAGTTCCCCTCTCTGAAAGCACCTTCATGGCCAAGTGCTGTGTCATGAGACACTATGTTCACGAGACGAGCCGATACATGACATCGGGTCGTGTATAAGAAGTGGACGAGATTAAcaatacttttaagaaaagtacaatggagaaaaaatatggcaatatattgcaatctactagtTTAATTTGTTTTGTGATACCTGCTCTCAGTGTCTGgtggaaaaaaatctgaccgGTTCCATCCcaactgaaggcccaggtatcAAATGCACTGCCCGCCACTGTTAGATTCAGTTATTGCAAATCTGTCTTCTTGCAAAAGACCACACTGAATTAACTTAACCTGAATTAACCTAAATTAATCATATTGTCTTCAATCTTAAATAACTTGCATACAATAACTTGCGGTAGGGTTCATTAGAGTATGTTCATTCATTGGATAAAATGTCCTGCTACGATTTTGGCTGTAAGAGTAAAGACGTTTACTTTGTCTTCAAAACTCACAACTTGAAAGGTTTACCTTCAGTTCCTCCAGGGTGAAACCACGTCCAGCACGAACCTTGGTGTGGTATCTGATGGTGGGACACCTGACCTGTGGCCTCAGTGGTCCAGCGACAGGACGGGGAGCGACGCGGCGAGCCTTGGCCTGGCGAGCCTTTcgtctgaggaaaaaaaatcactgtcgTCCTTCAGTTGACCAAATAGtcaactactactaataatcaACAGTCTACagaaatgcatttttgctgtccTAAAACCTATTGACATTTGCCATGAACACCATCAACATTCAACTTCTCAACCGAGAACCAAGAAATACTGTGTCACTAATCATGTGAACCACTTCATTCGTAAACATCTAAGCATACCACCAAACAGACTTACAGCGTCCATTTAACTACcgttatttagccattttaatgctttgaagtgTTGTTTCAACGGATCCTTATGACTGACTGTTCGTAGTATGTGATATGACACCATACGTAAAAGATCATGCACGTCACTCACGTTTAATTACAGCAATTTTGTAGAGCTAGATAGATCATATTGAGATACGTGCAGAATACCATGACAACTAAACGTAGTACCTCTGCTCAAGCCACTCACCTGCGGAGCTTCCTGGCTGGCTGGTTGAACCAGGTGCGTACTCTTTTCTGCCAGTCTTTGTGGAAGTGGGGGTTTAAGATCATTCCATTCCGGCTAGGGGCCATTGTTGCCTACTTCCCTGAAACACATAACGATTCACCGATGTGAGCTAGCTCAATGCCTGCACCATCATGCATCTTCACTGGGCAATGACTGACAGTTAGCCACGCTAGCAGCGACTCAACGGGAGACATTTATAAAGAACTTCAAGACACCGTTAGAGCAAATGATCGTGGTAAGACTTTTCGGCTTCAATTTCCCATGATAGTTAACAATAATCCTTTTAATTTGACCATTTTTGCAGGAATGGTAGCAGACACGCTACTGCTAGTGGACATGACTACAAAAACAGACGTTTTAAGGGACTTCAACATTAATATCCAGGTCAATATTCGCCTAATTTATAGGTGGCAAAATGTGCTACTAAATCGCACCAATTAAACGCATAAACGGTACATCTAGGGTAAGGATTGAACTAGATTATCCTGAAATCTGTAGAACATTACATTCGTACCTACAAGGGAGGAAAATGGCCGAAAGGAAAAAGGAAGGAGAGAAGCGGTGGATTGTGGGATATGTGTGTCAACTAGCCAATCATAGAACAGCGGTGTTATCAGAGAGTGTGTATCACGTCGAAATAGTACCGGGCTGCGACTGTTTGGATTTTCGATTATAAAGTGTTTAAATGTCAAAACACGACCAAAATATCACAGTTTGATAAATTTACGATTGTTTTTGGTGTTAAAAACTGTAAGCAACGATTGAACCTTAGTGAAGCACACTCAAAGACCACAAGACCATTTTGGCAAAAAACGGaagttgatttatttttcatgtaCGTGCATGATAGTTGCAGGGAAACAAATTCTGAACATGTTTTGACTTTcgacaaaaaatgtatacattaataaattgttaatttgtattaaaaaatagtaTCACTAATTGGACCAGGGTTGTAGCCTAATCAAGAAGGTTAAAGTCAGTGGAATTTGCTGTTGATTGTTAaggttgttttcttttatttaaggTATTTATTTGACAGGGACATTATCTAAAATAGGGGACAAATCTAAAATACTCTTGTGTAACATTTAAATACAGATCAACAATGCACAGTAACACAGCACCAGCAGAAAGATCAGATCAACAACAGTCCAATACATTTACACAGCACAGACAGAAGCAGCAACTACACACCTGATGATCCTTCAaccatttttttacataaaatttaaAAGGCTGTAAATTGCTATTGCTGTTACTTACTGACAActttaatatacagtacttgtTTTTCTCCGTTTGGCCACTAGATGGGGACCTACACTTTATATAACTACAAGTTCACAAAGCTGGAGATGCAGCTggactgaaaaaaaatgttggtacCCATGTGGACTGACCTCCATTCAGTGTCACTCAACAATGCAGataataaaggagggattaccaCACCAGACTAGCAGGCGCAGGACCAGGGTCCTGAAATGTGCTGTTGTGCCTCTCATGTACTGTTGGTACAAAATGTGATCTTTACAGAACAAAGTGTTCACGGCATTGTGGAGAACTCATTACAAAATCCCATatacattataaaatacaaaaattcagATTATTTTCTTAAAACAGGGCACTTCAGCAGTAATGaccaagaataaaaatgttattagcATTTGCCATATTTAAAGTCATATTGTTTGATTAGACAAAAGTTCTGATAATCTCCCATCAAACATGAAAAGGTGCGAGAGCACACGTTTTTCTTTATTCAGTGATTTTAAAAGCACAGCTTCATTAATCATTGATCACCTGGCCTCTACACTGTGTTCCTATCTGCACCTGATGGCAAAGGTCAAGGTGTGCAGACTATAAGCAGCAAGTGGCAGCTTAGTTAGGTGCACGGACAAAGACCATCATCAGCAAAACCAATGCAAATTCCTCTTTTTACCTGTAGTGATGTACTTACTTCCCAAGTAGTGCAACAATAAGGCATGTTGAAGTATGCCatactaaaaaaaatgacaaactcAGGCTTCAAACATAAGGAAAACTTTTATTTTAATCAAGGTGACAAAGCACTTACAATCAATGCCCAGTCTTCCATCACATTTGTGCACATTTAAAATTGAGCGGAGCACCAGGAGCAAGACCCAACATTACTAAGAGCCCTTGTAAGGTTTTGGTAACTAAATGAATCTGAACATTCTGAACAGAAGCAGTGAACAGACGACAGTTATTCTCATGGCACTGTTTCAGTATGAAAATAAATAGCACATATGATGAGGGCTGTTAGTATCCCTGCCTATTGATCTTTGACTGAAGcggcagtaaaaaaaatagcattgcgACTTTGTTGTTTTAATCTTCAAGCGATTTCACAAATTTATCATATGCAGCTTGATCCATGAGGCCTTCCAGCTCGCCTGGCTCTTGGATCGTCATCTTGATGAGCCACCCTGAAAAGGTAAAAGGTCATATTACAGCATGCAGTACATGTATTAACGGTGCATATACTATACTGTTGATAATCACCATCTGAATAGCAGGCTTTATTCACCAGTCCAGGATTGTCTGCTAGCTTTGTGTTGATTTCCTTCACTTCTCCCGTCAGTGGCGAGTACAACTCGCTGGCGGCCTTCACGCTTTCCAGGGCACCAAACTCCTCTGCAAGGCAAACATGGAAGCAACGTGACACGCCTTATCTCAGTGCACAGCTTTGCGGAACTGCACAGTGTGAGTTGTACCCATTTGAGCAAAGGATTGGCCAACTTCAGGAAGCCCACAGTACACAACGTCGCCCAACGCTTCCTAAAAAGACGCATAAGTCTCGTGATTTTTAAGAATTCATGACTGTGCTAAACTAGCAGCAAGGTGTGTGTattaaaagcaaagcaaagaaaaaaacaaacaccacagAGGTAACTTAATTCACAAACAAGCCAATCAGTGATGGGGAGCCACAGCACAAATCAACAAGAatggaaatactgtataaacCATAGAAGTCAACGGTTTGGatacaccttctcattcaatcgTATGAGAAAACAATTTCAACAAAAATTGTCATTAACTcgcacaaaaacaacattcaatAAATCTTTGTAGCCTTTTACAAGAACTGTACTTTTGTATTGTGTGTGCTTATAAGGCTTCTCCAGAAAACTACTGCATCTAGTACTTAGTACTAAAATGGAATACTTGCTGAAGTCTTTATTTGCATTGGTTTTAATGTTACGGTTCGATTCACAGTTCAGTAAgagaacaaaatacaaaacaaaaaactgctgACACTGGTATGCATACTACTGCAGTTTCcgtagtttttgcagtgtaaacATGGTTCACTTTGACCAGTTTGGCTGTACGTGTAACGCAAATACGCAGACAAAATAACATACCCTTGGTTTACAGCAGCTCCACTGCAGCAGGATTGCTGCCTTGCTCAAAGAGCATTGTGTCAAGTTTGAGTGTGGACCTACAGGTTTTACTGCAGGCTATTAAATCAGTGATCACTGAAACAAAAGCAACAGTGTGAAAACTGCCAAAGACTACAAGCTTGAAAATGTGCTAAATCAAGCctgaaaatgaattcaaatgcaCCACGTGAATTGTATGCACTAATGCGGTGATTTGGCGCCATCTTAACCTTGACCTAATGACGTTACTGAGTGGTAACCTTAAAAGGTTGTCATATTCATCAGTAACACTTCTCAGTATGATACGGTGCAATTCTACACCACTGTAAGGTACAATGATGCACACCAATGGAGGTTATGTTTGTGCCAGCATCTGTATGTTTACAGTTGTTACCAACTTCCATAAAACTTTGCCAAAGGGTATGGTCTGGTTCAAGTAAGAAACCATCCCATTGTCATTATGAAAACTGCTAAATGGGAGAAACCCGATGATCCACAACGTTTGGAAGCTGTGCAATTACCACCCCctgcaggactggagtggaaaaTTATGAACCGCAACCTAGGACTGTTTGATTATACGGGACGTACCGAGCTCATAGCATTTTGCCTTTTGTGctcatgttttatttgtaaaaggCACAAATTGTAATGTAGCGCCTAATTGAGTGTCCAAagagtgtatgtgaatgtgttCAGGTTATCTTTGTAACACAGCAATCGATATTTTCCTGCAATAGccctaaaaaagaaaatacgtTTCTGCAGGTGAGGACAACGTGCAGAGTATCTGAAGTAGACTGTGCAGATTGTCTGAACCCAGCACCCCAATCCTCACCAAAGCTGTGGACCAAAGGTGTCATAAAGCACCATAAATGAATGATATGCAAGAAGACAAAGACAAGGGCCTACCTGAGCGTAATTGCTGATACCGACGGTGCCAATGTCACCTTCTACTCGCACCCACTCATGCTTATCTGTGAACTTTAAAGCTTCACGAAGATCAAAGAAAGAACAAAGACCAGTAGATGAATGTttgaattgtaaaaaaaaaaaaaaacacagtggaacATTTAATTGAAAAGATGAATTCCTGTCATGCTTGACGTCACATGAGCCTGGCGCAAGAGACCTCAAGTCAGCGAGCAAAAATTCATGCTGCATGtcgtgtttttctttgtctttttttaactaTTCCAAAACAAGGATCAGCAAGACGAACAGAAGAGAACAAGAAacaaatatacagcatatgaAGGTTACACTGAAATGACATTACGTTACTTAAGCGGAGTCACATTCAGAGCTGTATGACACTTGTCAAAGTTTAAGTGTTTGgttgtttttacaattttactcaTAACAACGgttaacgtttttttttacaccgacAAATAaggatgttaaaatgttacaaaaacattgcttgtattgttaataaatgttttatgatgGTAACAACTCTGGAATTTATTACTTATATTTCCTTAATATCTTATGACAAGTTTCCAAAGTGTGTGGCAAGGGGGCCATTTGCtgcacagcttttttttttggtagttaTCATTGGCCAGGCtatactttcaaaataaaattaagcaCGCCCTACATCATAACATTAGGAATAATAGGGACacactaaaatgaaaaaaaggacagTACAAGATTATATTTAAAACAACgctgaaatgtttatttatttgaatactGTAGATTGAACTGCTGAGCATATCTTAACTGACATCAGATTTCCTTTAGGACATTTCAtgaatagaaataaatacaaaaaggtaaatattaaagtgccccccctcccccttataattttattttatgcacCACTCTGTGGAAAAAAGGTTTGGCCACCCTTGTCCTATGATAAGTTATTTTCCAAATCCAAACAAACTGGAGGTTGACCAGCATCCCAGATACGTCTatgttggaaaaaaagtgtgactattGGTGCTTCACGTGGGTTTTCTGATGTCACAGTGAACTTCACCTTTGACCACTCCGTTAAAACTGATAAACTGATATTAGGGCCAATTTTAAATAGGGGAGCTCAGGTTCAGTTTCAGGTGGGTTTTCTGATGTCACGGTGTACTTCACCTTTGACCACTCCGTTAAAACTGATAAACTGATAAACTGATATTAGGGCCAATTTTAAATAGGGGGGCTCAGGTTCAGTTTCAGGTGGGTTTTCTGATGTCACGGTGTACTTCACCGTTGACCACTCCGTTAAAACTGATAAACTGATATTAGGGGCAATTTTAAACAGGGGGGCTCAGGTTCAGTTTCAGGGCTCGTGTGTTAACAAGAAGATAATAGCTCTGACTGACCACTTAGCTTGAGCAAGTATAAACCTATATGAGCAAAtatagaaatacaaatatagctTGAACATTTTGATGCATGGCTAGGGCTGAAGTCCCCCAGTGAGAATCCCTGGATATATGTTTAAAACTATACTTAACCAAATGGGTGCGTGTGCTAACATGAAACATGGGTTTATAGCTGTTGGCACAAAATCACGTGACATTTGTTTAATACATTGCGACATGTAGTACAACAC
The sequence above is a segment of the Dunckerocampus dactyliophorus isolate RoL2022-P2 chromosome 3, RoL_Ddac_1.1, whole genome shotgun sequence genome. Coding sequences within it:
- the rpl13 gene encoding 60S ribosomal protein L13, which encodes MAPSRNGMILNPHFHKDWQKRVRTWFNQPARKLRRRKARQAKARRVAPRPVAGPLRPQVRCPTIRYHTKVRAGRGFTLEELKAAGIHKKTARTIGISVDPRRRNRSTESLQANVQRLKEYRSKLILFPRKASAPRKGDSTEEEVKMATQLTGPVMPIKTVHKKEKARVISEDEKNFKAFASLRMARANARLFGIRAKRAKEAAEQDVEKKK
- the gcshb gene encoding glycine cleavage system protein H (aminomethyl carrier), b, whose product is MAMRAALRCFSSNLPSGISQLSPAAAHPATRLLWARSCLRMLGTTAARSTALKFTDKHEWVRVEGDIGTVGISNYAQEALGDVVYCGLPEVGQSFAQMEEFGALESVKAASELYSPLTGEVKEINTKLADNPGLVNKACYSDGWLIKMTIQEPGELEGLMDQAAYDKFVKSLED